One region of Vidua macroura isolate BioBank_ID:100142 chromosome 21, ASM2450914v1, whole genome shotgun sequence genomic DNA includes:
- the STRBP gene encoding spermatid perinuclear RNA-binding protein isoform X3 → MRSIRSFANDDRHVMVKHSTIYPSPEELEAVQNMVSTVECALKHVSDWMDEKNKSAKCEGDVEAKEEAAEGTAKDQGGRTLCGVMRIGLVAKGLLIKDDMDLELVLMCKEKPTKTLLCIVKDNLPAQIQKLTEEKYLVEEHVNEAAIVIHNTKEPKLTLKVILTSPLIRDEAEKKEGDNVAMKDPPDLLDRQKCLEALASLRHAKWFQARANGLKSCVIVLRILRDLCNRVPTWAPLKGWPLELICEKSIGTCNRPLGAGEALRRVMECLASGILLPGGPGLHDPCEREPTDALSYMTVQQKEAITHSAQHALRLSAFGQIYKVLEMDPLPSNKSFQKYSWSVTDKEGTGSSALKRPFEDSVGDDKDPNKKMKRNLRKILDSKAIDLMNALMRLNQIRPGLQYKLLSQSGPVHAPVFTMSVDVDGTTYEASGPSKKTAKLHVAVKVLQAMGYPTGFDADVECVSSDEKSDTEGKNETTSSISSNNNTGNSTADTSATLEVRTQGPILTASGKNPVMELNEKRRGLKYELISETGGSHDKRFVMEVEVDGQKFRGAGPNKKVAKASAALAALEKLFSGPNAANNKKKKILPQTKGVVNTAVSAAVQAVRGRGRGALTRGAFVGAAAATGYITPGYGAPYGYSTAAPAYGLPKRMVLLPVMKFPTYPVPHYSFF, encoded by the exons ATG AGATCGATCCGATCTTTTGCTAACGATGACCGCCACGTAATGGTGAAACATTCAACCATTTATCCATCTCCAGAGGAGCTTGAAGCTGTCCAGAACATGGTCTCAACAGTAGAATGTGCCCTTAAGCATGTCTCTGACTGGATGGATGAAAAGAACAAGTCTGCAAAGTGTGAGGGTGATGTGGAAGCCAaggaggaagctgcagaaggCACTGCCAA GGATCAAGGTGGTCGGACGTTATGTGGCGTTATGAGAATTGGCTTGGTTGCAAAGGGCTTGCTGATCAAAGATGATATGGACCTGGAGCTGGTTCTCATGTGcaaagaaaaacccacaaagacCTTGTTATGTATCGTTAAAGACAATCTCCCAGCTCAAATTCAG AAACTTACAGAAGAGAAGTATCTGGTGGAGGAGCATGTAAATGAGGCAGCTATTGTTATCCATAACACAAAGGAGCCCAAGCTCACTTTGAAGGTGATACTCACATCCCCTCTCATCCGAGATGAAgcagagaagaaggaaggag ATAATGTTGCGATGAAAGATCCTCCGGACTTATTGGACAGGCAGAAATGCCTGGAGGCCTTGGCGTCTCTGCGGCACGCCAAATGGTTTCAG gcCAGGGCAAATGGACTAAAATCATGTGTAATTGTTCTTCGTATTCTGCGGGATTTGTGCAACAGAGTCCCCACATGGGCACCGCTGAAAGGCTGG CCACTCGAGCTTATATGTGAAAAATCTATAGGTACTTGTAATAGACCTTTGGGCGCTGGGGAAGCGTTGCGACGAGTGATGGAGTGTTTGGCATCTGGAATTCTGCTTCCTG GGGGCCCGGGCCTGCACGACCCCTGCGAGCGCGAGCCCACGGACGCTTTGTCTTACATGACAGTTCAGCAAAAAGAAGCCATTACACACAGTGCTCAG CACGCGCTCAGATTATCAGCCTTTGGGCAGATCTATAAAGTTTTGGAAATGGATCCCCTCCCATCAAATAAgtcatttcagaaatattcctgGTCAGTAACTGACAAAGAAG GTACAGGCTCATCTGCTCTGAAGAGACCGTTTGAAGACAGTGTTGGGGATGATAAAGATCCAAATAAAAAGATGAAGCGTAATCTGAGGAAAA TACTAGATAGTAAAGCAATAGATCTCATGAATGCTCTGATGAGGCTGAACCAAATCAGGCCAGGGCTTCAGTATAAGCTGCTGTCACAGTCTGGTCCAGTCCATGCCCCAGTCTTCACAATGTCTGTAGATGTTGATGGTACGACTTATGAAGCATCAGGACCTTCTAAGAAAACAGCCAAGCTCCATGTGGCAGTGAAG GTTTTACAAGCAATGGGGTATCCAACAGGTTTTGATGCAGATGTGGAGTGTGTAAGTTCTGATGAAAAATCAGATACTGAaggtaaaaatgaaacaacGTCTTCAATCTCAAGCAATAATAATACTGGCAATTCCACAGCTGACACCTCCGCTACCCTAGAG GTAAGAACTCAGGGTCCCATACTCACAGCAAGTGGCAAAAACCCAGTGATGGAGCTCAATGAAAAGAGAAGAGGTCTGAAGTACGAGCTCATCTCCGAAACAGGGGGAAGCCACGACAAGCGCTTTGTGATGGAG GTAGAAGTAGATGGGCAGAAGTTCAGAGGTGCAGGCCCAAACAAGAAAGTAGCAAAAGCAAGTGCTGCATTAGCAGCActtgaaaaactgttttctgggCCTAATGCAGcaaataacaagaaaaagaagattctTCCTCAG ACTAAAGGGGTTGTCAATAcagctgtttctgcagcagtCCAGGCTGTTCGAGGCAGAGGACGAGGTGCTTTAACACGAGGGGCGTTTgttggggcagctgctgctacTGGATACATAACACCAG GCTATGGAGCACCGTATGGATACAGCACAGCGGCACCAGCCTACG